The genomic interval AATCCAATCGTAAAACAATcataaactattatatatagTAAGTTTTGTTAACTTCTGTAATAACGACTTCACTATTTACAGTAAGAGTGACATTGATTGACAGTGTAAGAGTATTTTACTCTGACAATACATATCAATTAAActgttaaaaaaatacaagGTATGTTAGGGAAGACATTATACATCTTATTGATGTGTAGTTTAGCATGGCCTTAAAAGTGAACAAAACAGAAAGTTAACCAAGTCATAAGGTTCTGAAAGGGTAAAGGTGCTCACAGGAAGTAGCATCAAGATTGTCACTGGAATTAGCACAATTATGTCAGACAAGGTTCTGTTTAGCCTCTTTCTTTGACTCCCAGAAGGCTTGCAGCCATGCATTTGCCTAGAAAGTAGCTCTAAAGCAACTGAAATGTCTATGAAGAGCAATACAGTACCCATCCAGATGTCCTGGTAAAATATTCCACAGATTAAAAAACGTAGAGTCATGACAGCTTACTCATTTACCAGAAACACACTATCAAAACTCTTACTGCACTTGTGGATGCCAATTTGATTATGTATCTCTTGATAAAATTTTGAGGCTGAGTATTTGACTTGTCAATACAAGAGTCTTTCTCATATGTTTTCTTACTTGTGATTGCAGAAACTGAAGCCTGTgattaaaaaaggaagaaacttTGAAACCAAATCAACAGCCAAGGCCTCATGTATACTGTCTCGTAAATCAAAAACATCTGtctatcttttgttttgtcTCTATCTATGCTCCCAGTTCATTAACCTTAATTACAACAAGATTCACTTTGTTTCTAATCCTAAATGATTTCTCTAAACCCTTTAGATTATGCCTTATCTTTAAGGATAAATTGTCAACTACCAAGGATACTTAGATCAACAAAACCAATATTTATCCTTGCCAAAATACGTGAGCAAAAATCACAACACTGAACAaaagaattaaatcaaaacCTAACAGGCAAATTCCTTCTGTGAGTATAGAACTCACAAGGAATCAACCTAATTCCTAGTTTATCAAGATAATGAATTTCCCTAACTTGCTATATATCTTGTTATAATAAATCACATCTACTGACATACCTTTTTGAATGTACTACTGTTTCGAAAATTAATCTCTGGACATCCTTCTGTAGTTAAATCATGTGACATCTGATGCACTTCAAACACCCGAGGTAACTTGGGTCCATTTATACTTCCCATATATGATGTTTGGTTGTCAATTGCAGCATGATCCATGGTATTTAGTGATTCCCTGAAAATAGGCACTAATTAATGATCCTCAGCATTTAATGAGTAAAGCATCCATCAAACAAGAACCAGCCTACCCCGACTTGTCATAAGCAGCCCAGTGATATTGCAGACAAATACTAAGCAAACCCTGACTAGGATGTTAAAAACAGAATGCAAAACATACAATGTTAATAGTTACTATTGTTAGACAAAGAAACTTAAACTGATATATAactataaactaaatattaccaAATAAGCAAGTATGATCGTGAAGCTGTGTCCAATGATTGTTGAGTTGAGCGATTGAAGTGTGCAAACCCAGAGAAAACATCATAGCACACAGTAAAAACTACAGAAGAAATTATCTCTTTCTCTGCCTGGCGAGCATTATGTTTAGACCTTTTCTCCTTGCAGTTTATTTGAACAAAGGACATATAAAAATCAAGCCATCCTATCTCATCTGTTACCACCTGAAAGACATATTAGATTACAATCAGTGACAGTTAATCTCAACATACGAATGGTATTTAACAGAAACTAACCTCCATGAAACACTGGTACACACTGATGGAGGAAAATTCAggataaatgaaaagaatgcCAAATTCCAGGTACCTAAATCAAAGCTTTGAATCTTCACTATCAGTATCTTGAAAATTTACATGATTAAAAATGTAACAAACAAGCAAAGAGATCAACCTGAGGAAGTCCTTGACTACTCCGTCAAGATCCTTAATGCCCATTGCTGACAAAAACATTCTAGTCTTTCTTCCAAGGTATGTAAAAAGCCCCAATGTAGCCAAACTGTCTGCTCGTATCTGTAAAAGAACAGCATAAACAACTGTCTGAGTACAGAATGATAGATAACCATGCATGCACCTATAAAATAACGAGATTAACAAGATCGATTATTTGAAAGGCATGTCAAGTGATGATCATGCAAACCATGACTAGAAATATATTATCTGTTTTATAAaactgaaagaaaaatgcaCTACAGCTAAGTATGTCTTCTTCATGTCAACAGTGTATCAACAGGACTAAATTTTGTCGAAATATGTTTGCCTAAATGCTTCTGCTATTCCCTTTGGATGAGGcaaattatttcttaaataaatattatactcaGACTAAGTCCTATTTATCCATCGATTTTCTGCACAAGTTTGCAAGTTCACCTTTTGCTGAAAATTTTGCTTCTTTAAAGTGATGCTTTCTTCATCGAAGGCTTTCAATAGTTTCTTGTAGGCCAAACCAATCCAAAACTCTAGGTCCTCAGTTTTCTCACTGGGAAAAACCTTCCCACCAAAATGGTACAAGAAATACTTTTCAAATCCCGCCTCAGTTGCTAACTGATGTAATTTGTCCATATATGCAAGATTGGGTGAAAAGTCCATAAGCTTGACCAAAACATCTTCAAGAGACAATACAAGTAAGGAGCAGCAGATATGTCTGGAGCCAAATTTAACCACTGCACTACAACA from Vigna radiata var. radiata cultivar VC1973A chromosome 9, Vradiata_ver6, whole genome shotgun sequence carries:
- the LOC106773800 gene encoding uncharacterized protein LOC106773800 isoform X3; amino-acid sequence: MASHFNLQHQLFNYSSVGLDVRKRTTAYALQHANSNVLDERNNSSLNSGMLVGSLSSCCTSFKKLSSLAASAKTCFYGSDDQNKEAVEFTDVPSSSEGIEHNRVHCVVWLLHESSRSFSQSINSLGVARSGPALAMAWIGKDVREWHRRMAYEVAVYALMKAVIDLEILLSHERLNEFSPVKEILSPQMNQMEEHIEIRLKMKHPYLVQWFRETEMPRIAGYFIPLLKKWSMEYAGSGIAGIIVAITCCSAVVKFGSRHICCSLLVLSLEDVLVKLMDFSPNLAYMDKLHQLATEAGFEKYFLYHFGGKVFPSEKTEDLEFWIGLAYKKLLKAFDEESITLKKQNFQQKIRADSLATLGLFTYLGRKTRMFLSAMGIKDLDGVVKDFLRYLEFGILFIYPEFSSISVYQCFMEVVTDEIGWLDFYMSFVQINCKEKRSKHNARQAEKEIISSVVFTVCYDVFSGFAHFNRSTQQSLDTASRSYLLICQGLLSICLQYHWAAYDKSGESLNTMDHAAIDNQTSYMGSINGPKLPRVFEVHQMSHDLTTEGCPEINFRNSSTFKKASVSAITSKKTYEKDSCIDKSNTQPQNFIKRYIIKLASTSADIWMGTVLLFIDISVALELLSRQMHGCKPSGSQRKRLNRTLSDIIVLIPVTILMLLPVTAVGHAAILAAIKKSLHLILQSAWML
- the LOC106773800 gene encoding uncharacterized protein LOC106773800 isoform X1, with translation MASHFNLQHQLFNYSSVGLDVRKRTTAYALQHANSNVLDERNNSSLNSGMLVGSLSSCCTSFKKLSSLAASAKTCFYGSDDQNKEAVEFTDVPSSSEGIEHNRVHCVVWLLHESSRSFSQSINSLGVARSGPALAMAWIGKDVREWHRRMAYEVAVYALMKAVIDLEILLSHERLNEFSPVKEILSPQMNQMEEHIEIRLKMKHPYLVQWFRETEMPRIAGYFIPLLKKWSMEYAGSGIAGIIVAITCCSAVVKFGSRHICCSLLVLSLEDVLVKLMDFSPNLAYMDKLHQLATEAGFEKYFLYHFGGKVFPSEKTEDLEFWIGLAYKKLLKAFDEESITLKKQNFQQKIRADSLATLGLFTYLGRKTRMFLSAMGIKDLDGVVKDFLRYLEFGILFIYPEFSSISVYQCFMEVVTDEIGWLDFYMSFVQINCKEKRSKHNARQAEKEIISSVVFTVCYDVFSGFAHFNRSTQQSLDTASRSYLLICQGLLSICLQYHWAAYDKSGESLNTMDHAAIDNQTSYMGSINGPKLPRVFEVHQMSHDLTTEGCPEINFRNSSTFKKASVSAITSKKTYEKDSCIDKSNTQPQNFIKRYIIKLASTSADIWMGTVLLFIDISVALELLSRQMHGCKPSGSQRKRLNRTLSDIIVLIPVTILMLLPVTAVGHAAILAAIKKYMPFLIPSSYSSERLDVVKQIKQTREMGDQLHLAQFDLEDQPVTIS
- the LOC106773800 gene encoding uncharacterized protein LOC106773800 isoform X2, which gives rise to MASHFNLQHQLFNYSSVGLDVRKRTTAYALQHANSNVLDERNNSSLNSGMLVGSLSSCCTSFKKLSSLAASAKTCFYGSDDQNKEAVEFTDVPSSSEGIEHNRVHCVVWLLHESSRSFSQSINSLGVARSGPALAMAWIGKDVREWHRRMAYEVAVYALMKAVIDLEILLSHERLNEFSPVKEILSPQMNQMEEHIEIRLKMKHPYLVQWFRETEMPRIAGYFIPLLKKWSMEYAGSGIAGIIVAITCCSAVVKFGSRHICCSLLVLSLEDVLVKLMDFSPNLAYMDKLHQLATEAGFEKYFLYHFGGKVFPSEKTEDLEFWIGLAYKKLLKAFDEESITLKKQNFQQKIRADSLATLGLFTYLGRKTRMFLSAMGIKDLDGVVKDFLRYLEFGILFIYPEFSSISVYQCFMEVVTDEIGWLDFYMSFVQINCKEKRSKHNARQAEKEIISSVVFTVCYDVFSGFAHFNRSTQQSLDTASRSYLLIWESLNTMDHAAIDNQTSYMGSINGPKLPRVFEVHQMSHDLTTEGCPEINFRNSSTFKKASVSAITSKKTYEKDSCIDKSNTQPQNFIKRYIIKLASTSADIWMGTVLLFIDISVALELLSRQMHGCKPSGSQRKRLNRTLSDIIVLIPVTILMLLPVTAVGHAAILAAIKKYMPFLIPSSYSSERLDVVKQIKQTREMGDQLHLAQFDLEDQPVTIS